The following are encoded together in the Streptomyces sp. NBC_01465 genome:
- a CDS encoding amino acid ABC transporter ATP-binding protein has translation MAVDPLIELSDVNKYYGKLHVLQDINLTVGRGEVVVVIGPSGSGKSTLCRTMNRLETIESGTISIDGQPLPEEGRALAKLRAEVGMVFQSFNLFAHKTVLANVSLAQRQVRGRKKDEADKRSHELLERVGLEAHADKLPAQLSGGQQQRVAIARALAMDPKALLFDEPTSALDPEMINEVLEVMQQLARDGMTMVVVTHEMGFARSAANRVVFMADGRIVEDRSPEDFFTAPESDRAKDFLSKILKH, from the coding sequence ATGGCCGTCGATCCGTTGATCGAGCTGAGTGATGTCAACAAGTACTACGGGAAGTTGCACGTCCTCCAGGACATCAACCTCACCGTCGGACGAGGGGAGGTGGTGGTCGTCATCGGGCCGTCCGGCTCGGGCAAATCAACGCTATGCCGGACGATGAACCGGCTCGAGACGATCGAGTCGGGCACCATCTCCATCGACGGACAGCCCCTCCCCGAGGAGGGCCGCGCACTCGCCAAACTGCGCGCCGAGGTCGGGATGGTCTTCCAGTCCTTCAACCTCTTCGCCCACAAGACCGTCCTGGCGAACGTCTCCCTCGCCCAGCGACAGGTCCGCGGCCGCAAGAAGGACGAGGCCGACAAGCGCAGCCACGAACTCCTGGAGCGCGTCGGGCTCGAAGCCCACGCCGACAAGCTCCCCGCCCAGCTCTCCGGCGGCCAGCAGCAGCGTGTGGCCATCGCCCGCGCCCTGGCCATGGACCCCAAGGCCCTCCTCTTCGACGAGCCCACCTCGGCGCTCGACCCGGAGATGATCAACGAGGTCCTGGAAGTCATGCAGCAGCTCGCCCGCGACGGCATGACGATGGTCGTCGTCACCCACGAGATGGGCTTCGCCCGCTCCGCCGCCAACCGGGTCGTGTTCATGGCCGACGGCCGCATCGTCGAGGACCGGTCCCCCGAGGACTTCTTCACCGCACCGGAGAGCGACCGGGCCAAGGACTTCCTCTCCAAGATCCTCAAGCACTGA
- a CDS encoding glutamate ABC transporter substrate-binding protein, whose protein sequence is MRTTRLPRTLAALGLVLLAAACGKSGSPPVKGPQPDQLPVYKVAKDFQLPSSSTWKRAKSRGRLVVGAKEDQPYMGEKDPATGVYSGFDIEIAKMMSASLGFDPASIEFKTIASANRETALQNGQIDYYVGTYTINDNRKKLVGFAGPYYLAGQGLLVRTDENDINGPQDLDGKRVCSAAGSTPYQRIAADYPDAELVAYDTYSICVDNLLTYQVDAVTTDDTILSGYAAKVPDELKVVGKPFSAEPYGIGVPRSDNALRFALDDAIALHEKNGDWQKAYDSTLGLSGRKAAPMPPINRYPAS, encoded by the coding sequence ATGCGTACGACACGACTGCCCAGAACCCTCGCCGCACTGGGACTTGTGCTGCTCGCCGCCGCCTGCGGCAAGTCCGGCAGCCCGCCCGTGAAGGGCCCGCAGCCCGACCAGCTGCCGGTCTACAAGGTGGCCAAGGACTTCCAGCTGCCGTCCTCCTCGACCTGGAAGAGGGCGAAGAGCCGCGGCCGTCTCGTCGTGGGCGCCAAGGAGGACCAGCCCTACATGGGCGAGAAGGATCCGGCCACCGGCGTCTACTCCGGCTTCGACATCGAGATCGCCAAGATGATGTCGGCCTCGCTCGGCTTCGACCCCGCCTCGATCGAGTTCAAGACGATCGCCTCGGCCAACCGCGAAACCGCCCTGCAGAACGGCCAGATCGACTACTACGTCGGCACCTACACCATCAACGACAACCGCAAGAAGCTCGTCGGGTTCGCCGGCCCCTACTACCTGGCGGGCCAGGGCCTGCTGGTGCGCACCGACGAGAACGACATCAACGGCCCCCAGGACCTGGACGGCAAGCGCGTCTGCTCCGCCGCGGGCTCCACCCCCTACCAGCGCATCGCCGCCGACTACCCGGACGCCGAGCTCGTCGCGTACGACACCTACTCGATCTGCGTCGACAACCTGCTGACCTACCAGGTCGACGCGGTCACCACCGACGACACGATCCTCAGCGGGTACGCGGCCAAGGTGCCCGACGAACTCAAGGTCGTGGGCAAGCCCTTCTCCGCCGAGCCGTACGGGATCGGCGTCCCCAGGAGCGACAACGCGCTGCGCTTCGCGCTCGACGACGCCATCGCGCTCCACGAGAAGAACGGCGACTGGCAGAAGGCGTACGACTCCACCCTCGGTCTGTCGGGCCGCAAGGCCGCTCCCATGCCGCCCATCAACCGCTACCCGGCGAGCTGA
- a CDS encoding amino acid ABC transporter permease, with the protein MNVLTDNFKLYGDGFLGTVELTVYASVLALVLGFLMASFRVAPVGSFRVFGTVWVAVLRNTPLTLLFFAVLLGLPRFGLVLPFKVFAVLALGCYTSAFICEALRSGINTVPKGQGEAARSLGMTFGQTLSTVVLPQAFRSVIPPIGSTIIALAKNSAIAGAFSVTELLGTYKTLSELGYNIIWTFVWIAVGYLIITLTISALFNVLEKRYGVAR; encoded by the coding sequence ATGAACGTACTCACCGACAACTTCAAGCTCTACGGCGACGGGTTCCTCGGGACCGTCGAACTCACCGTCTACGCCTCGGTCCTGGCCCTCGTCCTGGGTTTCCTGATGGCCTCCTTCCGCGTCGCACCGGTCGGCTCCTTCCGGGTCTTCGGCACGGTCTGGGTGGCCGTCCTGCGCAACACCCCGCTCACCCTGCTCTTCTTCGCGGTCCTCCTCGGCCTGCCGCGCTTCGGACTCGTCCTGCCCTTCAAGGTGTTCGCCGTCCTCGCACTCGGCTGCTACACCTCGGCGTTCATCTGCGAGGCGCTGCGCTCCGGCATCAACACCGTGCCCAAGGGACAGGGCGAGGCGGCCCGCAGCCTCGGGATGACGTTCGGTCAGACGCTCTCCACCGTCGTCCTGCCGCAGGCGTTCCGCTCCGTCATCCCGCCGATCGGCTCCACGATCATCGCGCTCGCCAAGAACTCGGCCATCGCCGGCGCCTTCAGCGTCACCGAGCTCCTCGGCACCTACAAGACCCTCAGTGAGCTCGGCTACAACATCATCTGGACCTTCGTCTGGATCGCCGTCGGCTACCTGATCATCACCCTCACCATCAGCGCGCTCTTCAATGTGCTGGAGAAGCGCTATGGAGTCGCCCGATGA
- a CDS encoding amino acid ABC transporter permease, whose amino-acid sequence MTADSTALYDIPGPKTRKRHMLYGVLSTVLIAGLVAWVLYLLFDTDQFTYEKWMPFEYKGIQELLLRGLGNTLKAFAYAAVLSIAFGAVLALGRLSEHRPVRWVATLLVEFFRAMPVLVMIFFIFVALKVQPLPALVTGLTLYNGSVLAEIFRTGIGNVERGQREAAYALGMRKTQVMTHVLVPQAVRAMLPTIISQLVVTLKDTSLGYLITYEEFLHAGKLIASNLDYDLPFIPVVMVISPIYIGMCMLLSWFANWTARRQKRNPKTEAVDVGPAEPGTLLPGVQ is encoded by the coding sequence ATGACCGCAGATTCCACCGCCCTCTACGACATCCCCGGACCCAAGACCCGTAAGCGCCACATGCTCTACGGGGTCCTGTCGACGGTCCTCATCGCCGGGCTCGTCGCCTGGGTGCTGTATCTCCTCTTCGACACCGACCAGTTCACCTACGAGAAGTGGATGCCCTTCGAGTACAAGGGCATCCAGGAGCTGCTGCTGCGCGGCCTCGGCAACACGCTGAAGGCCTTCGCGTACGCGGCCGTGCTCTCCATCGCCTTCGGCGCGGTCCTCGCGCTGGGGCGGCTCTCGGAGCACCGGCCCGTGCGCTGGGTGGCGACGCTCCTGGTGGAGTTCTTCCGCGCCATGCCCGTACTGGTGATGATCTTCTTCATCTTCGTGGCGCTCAAGGTGCAGCCGCTGCCCGCGCTCGTCACCGGGCTCACCCTCTACAACGGCTCGGTGCTCGCCGAGATCTTCCGCACCGGCATCGGCAATGTGGAGCGCGGGCAGCGCGAGGCCGCGTACGCGCTCGGGATGCGCAAGACGCAGGTCATGACCCATGTCCTGGTGCCGCAGGCGGTGCGTGCGATGCTGCCGACCATCATCAGCCAGCTCGTGGTGACCCTCAAGGACACCTCGCTCGGCTATCTGATCACCTATGAGGAGTTCCTTCACGCGGGCAAGCTCATCGCGTCGAATCTCGACTACGATTTGCCGTTCATCCCCGTGGTGATGGTGATCTCACCGATCTACATCGGGATGTGCATGCTGCTCTCCTGGTTCGCCAACTGGACGGCCAGGAGACAGAAGCGCAACCCGAAGACCGAGGCCGTGGACGTGGGTCCGGCCGAACCAGGGACGCTGCTGCCGGGTGTGCAGTAG
- a CDS encoding L,D-transpeptidase: protein MSHIRTATAAIAAALAATLTACSGGGTAPGSQSVASAPRITVNLTGHQAKAGSPVKVTATDGKLKQVSVSGDKGGELPGTLAADGMSWTSARNAAPGTAYSVQATAQGGGTAKASFATAAATQINKLTLAPGKNTTVGVAQPLSIVFDHPVKNRAAVEKQLKVTTSNNTQGSWGWMEDYSGKDRVDWRPKEYWKPGTKVTLEADLNGTDSGTAGGFFVRDYSTRFTIGKSQLMKVNLDTKQLTLYQDGRRVKQIPVSGGAPGGDKASWKGVAVLMSKEGTINMRSETVGLGNAYDKMVDDSMRLTWSGMYAHAAPWNAAYFGNTNHSSGCIGMSDADADHLYGLAQVGDPFEITGADAKGTVAVNNGYGNWNLSWADWQAKSALR, encoded by the coding sequence TTGAGCCACATACGCACAGCCACCGCCGCCATCGCCGCGGCGCTCGCCGCCACCCTCACCGCCTGCTCGGGCGGCGGTACGGCGCCGGGCTCACAGTCCGTGGCATCGGCCCCGCGGATCACGGTCAACCTCACCGGGCATCAGGCGAAGGCCGGCTCACCGGTGAAGGTGACGGCCACCGACGGAAAGCTGAAGCAGGTCTCGGTCTCCGGCGACAAGGGCGGGGAGCTTCCGGGCACGCTCGCCGCCGACGGCATGTCCTGGACGTCCGCGCGCAATGCTGCACCCGGCACGGCGTACTCCGTGCAGGCGACCGCCCAGGGCGGCGGAACGGCGAAAGCCTCCTTCGCCACGGCCGCCGCCACGCAGATCAACAAGCTGACCCTGGCCCCGGGCAAGAACACCACGGTCGGTGTCGCCCAGCCGCTCTCGATCGTCTTCGACCACCCCGTCAAGAACCGCGCGGCGGTGGAGAAGCAGCTGAAGGTCACCACCTCCAACAACACCCAGGGCTCCTGGGGCTGGATGGAGGACTACTCGGGCAAGGACCGTGTGGACTGGCGCCCGAAGGAGTACTGGAAGCCCGGCACCAAGGTCACCCTCGAGGCCGATCTGAACGGCACGGACTCGGGCACGGCGGGCGGCTTCTTCGTACGGGACTACAGCACCCGATTCACCATCGGGAAGAGCCAGTTGATGAAGGTGAACCTCGACACCAAGCAGCTGACGCTCTACCAGGACGGCCGCCGGGTGAAGCAGATCCCCGTATCGGGCGGCGCCCCGGGCGGCGACAAGGCCTCCTGGAAGGGCGTCGCGGTACTGATGTCGAAGGAGGGCACGATCAACATGCGCTCCGAGACGGTCGGCCTCGGCAACGCGTACGACAAGATGGTCGACGATTCGATGCGGCTGACCTGGTCGGGCATGTACGCCCACGCGGCCCCCTGGAACGCCGCCTACTTCGGGAACACGAACCACAGCTCGGGCTGCATCGGCATGAGCGACGCCGACGCCGACCACCTCTACGGCCTGGCCCAGGTCGGCGACCCCTTCGAGATCACCGGGGCCGACGCCAAGGGCACGGTCGCCGTCAACAACGGCTACGGCAACTGGAATCTGAGCTGGGCCGACTGGCAGGCGAAGAGCGCCCTGCGCTGA
- the ggt gene encoding gamma-glutamyltransferase: MRRATARKLSVLAVTASVVSLSAASPPSSASSPPVKTPVAVGYGGAVSSVDADASAAGIEVLRKGGNAVDAAVATAAALGVTEPYSAGVGGGGYFVYYDAKSRKVHTIDGRETAPLSADSSLFLENGKPLAFADAVTSGLSVGTPGTPGTWDTALDTWGSKSLKSVLQPAERIARNGFTVDATFRSQTEGNQARFADFPATAKLFLPGGQLPVVGSTFKNPDLARTYEELGRKGMGAIYHGDVGEDIVRTVRKPPVAAGSTRVVRPGDLTEKDLRAYEAKIQAPTQVNYRGLDVYGMAPSSSGGTTVGEALNILERTDLSKASQVQYLHHYIEASRIAFADRGRWVGDPAFESVPTKGLLSQRFADSRACLIKDDAVLKSPLAPGDPSNPAACAAGGTAAPTTYEGENTTHLTVADKWGNVVAYTLTIEQTGGSGITVPGRGFLLNNELTDFSFAPANPAVHDPNLPGPGKRPRSSISPTIVLQHGKPVLAVGSPGGATIITTVLQTLLGHLDRGLPLVDAIAAPRASQRNAANTELEPALYNSPLKAQLEALGHTFVLNPEIGAATGVQRLPDGRWLAAAETVRRGGGSAMVVRPSGRG, from the coding sequence ATGCGTCGCGCCACCGCACGGAAGCTCTCGGTCCTGGCAGTCACCGCCTCGGTGGTGTCCCTCTCCGCGGCCTCACCACCCTCGTCGGCCTCAAGTCCGCCGGTCAAGACGCCTGTTGCCGTCGGCTACGGGGGAGCGGTGTCCAGCGTCGACGCGGACGCCTCGGCCGCGGGCATCGAGGTGCTGCGCAAGGGTGGCAACGCGGTGGACGCGGCGGTGGCCACGGCGGCCGCGCTCGGCGTCACCGAGCCGTACTCGGCCGGGGTGGGCGGAGGCGGCTACTTCGTCTACTACGACGCCAAGTCCCGCAAGGTGCACACCATCGACGGCCGCGAGACCGCGCCGCTCTCCGCGGACAGCTCGCTGTTCCTGGAGAACGGCAAGCCCCTCGCCTTCGCCGACGCGGTGACCAGCGGGCTGAGCGTGGGCACCCCGGGCACGCCGGGGACCTGGGACACGGCGCTCGACACCTGGGGCAGCAAGTCGCTGAAATCGGTGCTGCAGCCCGCCGAGCGGATCGCCAGGAACGGGTTCACCGTCGACGCCACGTTCCGTTCGCAGACCGAGGGGAACCAGGCGCGGTTCGCGGACTTCCCCGCGACGGCGAAGCTGTTCCTGCCCGGCGGACAGCTGCCGGTGGTGGGCTCCACCTTCAAGAACCCCGATCTGGCGCGCACCTACGAGGAGTTGGGGCGCAAGGGCATGGGCGCCATCTACCACGGCGACGTCGGCGAGGACATCGTCCGTACGGTACGGAAGCCGCCCGTGGCCGCGGGGTCGACGCGGGTCGTGCGCCCCGGCGACCTGACGGAGAAGGACCTGCGGGCGTACGAGGCGAAGATCCAGGCCCCGACGCAGGTGAACTACCGGGGGCTCGACGTCTACGGCATGGCACCGTCCTCCTCGGGCGGGACCACCGTGGGCGAGGCCCTCAACATCCTTGAGCGGACCGACCTTTCGAAGGCGTCCCAGGTGCAGTATCTGCACCACTACATCGAGGCGAGCCGGATCGCCTTCGCCGACCGGGGGCGCTGGGTCGGCGACCCGGCCTTCGAGTCCGTACCGACGAAGGGGCTCCTGTCGCAGCGGTTCGCGGACTCGCGGGCCTGCCTGATCAAGGACGACGCGGTACTGAAGAGCCCGCTCGCCCCTGGGGACCCCTCGAACCCGGCGGCGTGCGCGGCCGGTGGGACCGCCGCCCCGACGACGTACGAGGGCGAGAACACGACGCACCTCACCGTGGCCGACAAGTGGGGCAACGTCGTCGCCTACACCCTGACCATCGAGCAGACCGGCGGCAGCGGCATCACCGTGCCGGGGCGCGGCTTCCTGCTCAACAACGAGCTGACGGACTTCTCCTTCGCCCCGGCCAACCCGGCGGTCCACGACCCCAATCTGCCGGGTCCCGGCAAGCGGCCGCGCTCCTCGATCTCCCCGACGATCGTGCTGCAGCACGGGAAGCCCGTGCTCGCGGTCGGCTCGCCGGGCGGCGCCACCATCATCACGACCGTGCTGCAGACGCTCCTCGGCCATCTGGACCGCGGGCTGCCGCTGGTCGACGCGATCGCGGCGCCCCGGGCCAGCCAGCGCAACGCGGCCAACACCGAGCTCGAACCCGCCCTGTACAACAGCCCGTTGAAGGCGCAGCTCGAGGCGCTCGGGCACACCTTCGTACTGAATCCGGAGATCGGTGCGGCCACCGGTGTGCAGCGGCTGCCGGACGGGCGGTGGCTCGCGGCGGCCGAGACGGTGCGCAGGGGCGGCGGCTCGGCGATGGTGGTGAGGCCGAGCGGGCGCGGCTGA
- the map gene encoding type I methionyl aminopeptidase, whose protein sequence is MVHLKTAPHIDAMREAGRVVAQAHVAVREAAAVGVSLRALDVIAHDVLRAAGASSPFLNYRPAFAATPFPAVLCTSVNDAIVHGIPTDYRLRDGDLLSADFGAVLNGWAGDAAISFTVGKARPADTRLIDTAYAALDAGIAAAVPGNRIGDIAHAIGRVCRGAGYGIPAGFGGHGIGRAMHEDPAVPNEGRPGRGMQLRPGMVIAIEPMLIASGKDAYYEAEDGWTLCTSDGSRAAHAEHTVAVTEDGPRILTAI, encoded by the coding sequence ATGGTTCATCTGAAGACAGCTCCGCACATCGACGCCATGCGCGAGGCGGGCCGCGTCGTCGCGCAGGCCCACGTCGCCGTACGGGAAGCCGCCGCGGTCGGGGTCTCCCTGCGCGCACTCGACGTGATCGCCCACGACGTCCTGCGTGCGGCAGGCGCCTCGTCACCCTTCCTCAACTACCGCCCGGCCTTCGCCGCCACCCCGTTCCCCGCCGTCCTCTGCACCTCGGTCAACGACGCGATCGTGCACGGCATCCCGACCGACTACCGGCTGCGCGACGGCGATCTGCTGAGCGCCGACTTCGGGGCGGTGCTGAACGGCTGGGCGGGCGACGCGGCCATCAGCTTCACCGTCGGCAAGGCCCGCCCCGCCGACACCCGGCTCATCGACACCGCCTACGCGGCCCTGGACGCGGGCATCGCCGCAGCCGTCCCCGGCAACCGCATCGGCGACATCGCCCACGCCATCGGCCGGGTCTGCCGCGGCGCCGGGTACGGCATCCCGGCCGGATTCGGCGGGCACGGCATCGGCCGCGCCATGCACGAGGACCCCGCCGTACCGAACGAGGGCCGCCCCGGCCGCGGGATGCAGCTGCGCCCCGGCATGGTCATCGCGATCGAGCCGATGCTGATCGCGAGCGGCAAGGACGCGTACTACGAGGCCGAGGACGGCTGGACCCTGTGCACCTCGGACGGGAGCAGGGCCGCCCACGCGGAGCACACGGTGGCCGTCACCGAGGACGGCCCCCGCATCCTCACCGCGATCTGA
- a CDS encoding helix-turn-helix domain-containing protein, with product MVRTPLTPEERERGVRLGQLLREARGARSMVEVAAIAGISDETLRKIETGRAPTPAFFTVFALAGALGLSMDEIATRCAPVPVPV from the coding sequence ATGGTCCGTACCCCGCTCACCCCCGAAGAACGCGAACGCGGCGTCCGCCTCGGACAGCTCCTCCGTGAGGCGCGCGGTGCGCGCTCCATGGTCGAGGTGGCCGCGATCGCCGGAATCTCCGACGAGACGCTCCGCAAGATCGAGACCGGGCGCGCCCCGACGCCCGCGTTCTTCACGGTCTTCGCGCTGGCCGGCGCGCTCGGCCTGTCGATGGACGAGATCGCGACCCGCTGCGCGCCGGTGCCTGTGCCCGTCTGA
- a CDS encoding NAD(P)-dependent oxidoreductase: MSSIVVFGAGGRVGRAVLAEAVRRGHTVTAVVRDPRTYADLAGPGITVVRGDATDADAVAAAAAGHDAAVNASARLDVPSRDFFVAAAEAMIAGLGKAGVQRLLVLGIATTLETAPGVRIMDDPSFPEEHRIFSQGHVAEFETLTAAGPGLDWLMVVPPMNLDPQGPRTGGYRTAEGTVLDGTGHISHPDLAIALLDEIDTPRHHRIQLAVAD, from the coding sequence ATGAGCAGCATCGTCGTCTTCGGAGCGGGCGGCCGCGTCGGCCGGGCCGTGCTCGCCGAGGCCGTCCGCCGCGGGCACACGGTCACCGCGGTCGTCCGTGATCCGCGCACGTACGCAGACCTGGCGGGTCCGGGCATCACGGTCGTACGGGGAGACGCGACCGATGCCGATGCGGTGGCCGCGGCCGCGGCGGGCCACGACGCGGCGGTCAACGCCTCCGCACGGCTCGACGTCCCGTCCCGGGACTTCTTCGTCGCGGCGGCCGAGGCCATGATCGCGGGCCTCGGCAAAGCAGGTGTGCAACGCCTCCTCGTCCTGGGCATCGCGACCACGCTGGAGACGGCTCCGGGCGTGCGGATCATGGACGACCCGTCGTTCCCCGAGGAGCACCGCATCTTCTCGCAGGGGCATGTCGCCGAGTTCGAGACCCTCACCGCGGCCGGTCCCGGTCTGGACTGGCTGATGGTGGTCCCGCCGATGAACCTCGACCCGCAGGGCCCGAGGACCGGCGGCTACCGCACGGCCGAGGGCACGGTCCTGGACGGTACGGGGCACATCTCGCACCCGGACCTGGCGATCGCGCTGCTCGACGAGATCGACACCCCGCGCCACCACCGCATTCAGCTGGCGGTCGCGGACTGA
- a CDS encoding winged helix-turn-helix transcriptional regulator: MSEPLSAEMFPGPDCADRPTPFRVGDKWTGWVLRCLDGGPRRFTELRVPLHWITPKVLTETLRAMERDGFLTRTAYDENPPRVEYALTALGRSLIGPLDGACDWAREHAPEIAEARGAYRS, from the coding sequence ATGAGCGAGCCGCTGAGCGCAGAGATGTTCCCCGGCCCCGACTGCGCGGACCGGCCCACGCCCTTCCGCGTCGGGGACAAGTGGACCGGCTGGGTGCTCCGCTGTCTGGACGGCGGGCCGCGGCGCTTCACCGAACTCCGGGTCCCGCTGCACTGGATCACTCCCAAGGTGCTCACGGAGACGCTGCGGGCGATGGAGCGCGACGGATTCCTCACGCGGACGGCCTACGACGAGAACCCGCCGCGCGTCGAGTACGCGCTCACCGCGCTCGGCCGTTCCCTCATCGGACCGCTGGACGGGGCCTGCGACTGGGCGCGCGAGCACGCTCCGGAGATCGCGGAGGCGCGCGGAGCGTACCGTTCCTGA
- a CDS encoding nitrilase-related carbon-nitrogen hydrolase codes for MAKVVRAALVQATWTGDTESMIAKHEEHAREAARQGAQIIGFQEVFNAPYFCQVQEAEHYRWAEAVPDGPTVVRMQELARETGMVIVVPVFELEQSGFYYNTAAVIDADGTYLGKYRKHHIPQVKGFWEKYYFKPGNAGWPVFDTAVGKVGVYICYDRHFPEGWRQLGLNGAQIVYNPSATSRGLSAYLWQLEQPAAAVANEYYIAAINRVGQEEYGDNDFYGTSYFVNPRGQFVGDVASDKEEELLVRDLDLDLIEEVRQQWAFYRDRRPDAYEGLVQP; via the coding sequence ATGGCCAAGGTCGTACGGGCCGCACTCGTCCAGGCAACCTGGACGGGCGACACGGAATCCATGATCGCCAAGCATGAGGAGCACGCCCGCGAGGCGGCCCGGCAGGGTGCGCAGATCATCGGCTTCCAGGAAGTCTTCAACGCCCCCTACTTCTGCCAGGTGCAGGAGGCCGAGCACTACCGCTGGGCGGAGGCGGTCCCCGACGGGCCGACCGTCGTCAGGATGCAGGAGCTCGCCCGCGAGACCGGCATGGTGATCGTCGTCCCGGTCTTCGAGCTGGAGCAGTCCGGCTTCTACTACAACACCGCGGCCGTGATCGACGCCGACGGCACCTACCTCGGCAAGTACCGCAAGCACCACATCCCCCAGGTCAAGGGCTTCTGGGAGAAGTACTACTTCAAGCCGGGCAACGCGGGCTGGCCCGTCTTCGACACCGCCGTCGGCAAGGTCGGCGTCTACATCTGCTACGACCGCCACTTCCCCGAGGGCTGGCGCCAACTCGGCCTGAACGGCGCCCAGATCGTCTACAACCCCTCCGCCACCTCGCGCGGCCTCTCCGCCTACCTCTGGCAGCTGGAACAGCCCGCGGCCGCCGTCGCCAACGAGTACTACATCGCGGCGATCAACCGGGTCGGCCAGGAGGAGTACGGCGACAACGACTTCTACGGCACCAGCTACTTCGTCAACCCGCGCGGCCAGTTCGTCGGCGACGTCGCCTCCGACAAGGAGGAAGAACTTCTTGTCAGGGACCTCGACCTGGACCTGATCGAGGAAGTACGCCAGCAGTGGGCGTTCTACCGGGACCGCCGACCCGACGCGTACGAGGGGCTGGTGCAGCCGTGA
- a CDS encoding aspartate aminotransferase family protein, with amino-acid sequence MTDQLHDRHKVVLPEWLALYYDRPIEITHGEGRHVWDADGKQYLDFFGGILTTMTAHALPEVTKAVAEQAGRIIHSSTLYLNRPMVELAERVAALSGIPDARVFFTTSGTEANDTALLLATAYRSSNQILAMRNSYHGRSFTAVGITGNKGWSPTSLSPLQTLYVHGGVRSRGPYAHLTDAEFIAACVADLEDLLGHTRDVAALIAEPIQGVGGFTAPPDGLYAAFREVLDRHGILWIADEVQTGWGRTGDHFWGWQAHGQSGPPDMLTFAKGIGNGMSIGGVVARAEVMNCLDANSISTFGGSPVTMAAGLANLTYLLEHDLQGNARRVGGLLTERLRAISAQSPFVREVRGRGLMIGIELIKPGTDEANPAAASAVLEAAREGGLLLGKGGGHNTSVLRIAPPLTLTVAEAEEGAAILEQALRTLC; translated from the coding sequence GTGACCGATCAACTCCACGACCGCCACAAGGTAGTTCTGCCCGAGTGGCTCGCGCTGTACTACGACCGTCCGATCGAGATCACCCACGGCGAGGGCCGCCACGTCTGGGACGCCGACGGCAAGCAGTACCTCGACTTCTTCGGCGGCATCCTGACCACGATGACCGCCCACGCGCTCCCCGAGGTCACCAAGGCGGTGGCCGAGCAGGCCGGCCGCATCATCCACTCCTCGACCCTCTACCTCAACCGCCCGATGGTCGAACTGGCCGAGCGCGTCGCCGCGTTGTCCGGAATCCCGGACGCCCGCGTCTTCTTCACCACCTCGGGCACGGAGGCCAACGACACCGCGCTGCTCCTGGCGACCGCGTACCGCAGCTCGAACCAGATCCTCGCGATGCGCAACAGCTACCACGGCCGCTCCTTCACGGCCGTCGGCATCACCGGCAACAAGGGCTGGTCGCCCACCAGCCTCAGCCCGCTGCAGACGCTGTACGTCCACGGCGGGGTCCGCAGCCGCGGGCCGTACGCGCACCTGACCGACGCCGAGTTCATCGCGGCCTGCGTCGCCGACCTCGAGGACCTCCTCGGTCACACCCGCGACGTCGCCGCCCTCATCGCCGAGCCGATCCAGGGCGTCGGCGGCTTCACGGCCCCGCCCGACGGTCTCTATGCCGCCTTCCGCGAGGTCCTCGACCGGCACGGCATCCTCTGGATCGCCGACGAGGTGCAGACCGGCTGGGGCCGCACCGGCGACCACTTCTGGGGCTGGCAGGCGCACGGCCAGAGCGGTCCGCCGGACATGCTCACCTTCGCCAAGGGCATCGGCAACGGCATGTCGATCGGCGGGGTCGTCGCGCGCGCCGAGGTCATGAACTGCCTTGACGCCAACAGTATTTCGACCTTCGGCGGCTCCCCGGTCACCATGGCGGCGGGCCTCGCGAACCTCACGTACCTCCTCGAACACGACCTCCAGGGCAACGCCCGTCGCGTCGGCGGTCTGCTCACCGAGCGGCTGCGGGCGATCTCCGCGCAGTCCCCGTTCGTACGGGAAGTACGCGGCCGCGGCCTGATGATCGGCATCGAGCTGATCAAGCCGGGCACCGACGAGGCCAACCCGGCGGCGGCATCGGCCGTCCTGGAAGCAGCCCGCGAAGGCGGCCTCCTCCTCGGCAAGGGAGGCGGCCACAACACCAGCGTGCTGCGGATCGCACCCCCGCTCACCCTGACCGTCGCCGAGGCCGAGGAAGGCGCCGCGATCCTCGAACAGGCGCTGCGCACGCTCTGTTGA